In Parasteatoda tepidariorum isolate YZ-2023 chromosome 2, CAS_Ptep_4.0, whole genome shotgun sequence, one DNA window encodes the following:
- the LOC107436929 gene encoding RNA exonuclease 1 homolog isoform X2, whose protein sequence is MLPRNGFFQNIQCPYNKANLCHRPYCHYRHSPSGLAEEKQSSVSSSYLYNKDLTSNSRNQEQIGNCSTPGETDNGYVPTPVIKPAGILKAITYSDRASYSVPEYKPTPISKLRELNIPTGPDYDDYPPEYPSGSVRKKKNIEEYDPTEIKCISKKSVSFADETEGGLLTCESAFSSDDDFDDTASAPKFSDDECEENGNSERSLPLPSQPKLASIPLQKVESEESDIDDKKVDEFSLVDKILIETKRNEKLLKFHKKDTTTSKPLPQPTKPSLILKGNDPKRNAAQKEKILNNNDIYNMDDNSQSSVPDYSAFDSLVPPIEIDSLIKSKYDKKTFDSEIASYNSPTQGEREKDLLENSNSKDNLDKDSVSESSKQSLKPKRSDLKIKGESVKSDNKIKDKKKELLKTQSSNSEKKHSKSIDDKKEKSAKKDGSKKIPEKTKDSLKDSKSSKKSDSKISDSSKRTSESKNSSNKDSHKNKDSLKKSKETTTDSMKKEKHKAKESVKKNEERIKLKISLNSNNGEKSLSKEKTKNKIKQTDFDKDIYNCSISSSSEVELQDGKVSSSSVEKKNKSSASLKNSKSLSAPNESKSKHNEDSKLSKKPFKRKDFSDSESERTLSKNKHASKKSKSSFTNTDSSNEDTSCDEHVIHKKKPKLNMKNSQGERIEVITFSSSENDSDSAVNKSLKKKTSKHRNSPPPKKQVSSKTNSIDDDIIISSDSDCDPNEECWKIYNETFNENSNDAANFPKEESAKVTTVRDAMDLKKKRFAHAAATTIKKPKFSSNKIRPIVNPGQAMHNRYAQIMKMREENNELKIQAQPLISGGKTGIRIAVAPNSSLLAAINEKKKHSQGLTDFSPLPSTVSKTLKPSKRIAHVPDMVAKPRPIIPADYGSKVPTNIRQKFLNTFIDEFLKFTSNEEDAYEEALEEEKKAFQRSSSKAIYMNVASNTLARLRHRTAESSETKKSDNVSSTTTKSNKKSVSHQTVLNGPMAQRTSFSIEKKKPPPVPDLKGTALYEYLLSFALTEDQLRENGFPMAHPTETGRAVIDGIYANKSRYCNDQFKRTCIRCQKVYYVNVDGDYVRDEECDFHWGRLWKRRIAGAFESRYNCCQGDAESDGCCVNLGHVFEGSENHVLSGYVKTLPKTPPPDKYYGIYALDCEMCYTTAGMELTRVTVVGPDMKPVYETFVKPLNQVLDYNTRFSGITEDNLKNVRTTLRDVQAVLLCIFNSRTILIGHSLESDFKALKLIHPTVVDTSVVFPHKMGLPYKRALKTLMGEKLNKIIQNDVGGHDSQEDAVACMELMLFKVKEDLKNNR, encoded by the exons atgcttccACGAAATGGGTTCTTCCAAAATATACAATGTCCTTATAACAAAGCAAATTTATGTCATCGACCTTATTGCCATTATAGACACTCTCCATCAG ggCTTGCTGAAGAAAAACAAAGCAGTGTTAGTTCATCCTATTTATATAACAAGGATTTAACCTCTAATTCCAGAAATCAGGAACAAATAGGCAATTGTTCAACGCCTGGTGAAACAGATAATGGCTATGTACCTACACCTGTCATCAAGCCTGCAGGTATTTTGAAAGCCATTACTTATTCTGATAGAGCTTCTTATTCAGTTCCTGAGTATAAGCCTACACCTATATCTAAATTAAGGGAGCTTAATATTCCAACTGGACCAGATTATGACGATTATCCACCAGAGTATCCTTCTGGATCAGTccggaaaaagaaaaacattgaagAATATGATCCAAcagaaattaaatgcatttcaaaaaagaGTGTTTCATTTGCAGATGAAACTGAAGGAGGATTACTTACATGTGAATCTGCCTTTAGTTCTGATGATGATTTTGATGATACAGCAAGTGCGCCTAAATTTAGTGATGATGAATGTGAAGAAAATGGTAATTCCGAGCGTTCTCTTCCGCTGCCTTCTCAGCCAAAGCTTGCTTCTATTCCATTACAGAAAGTGGAGTCAGAAGAAAGTGATATAGATGATAAAAAAGTTGATGAGTTTTCTCtggttgataaaattttaattgaaacaaagagaaatgaaaagttattgaaatttcataaaaaagacaCAACTACTTCTAAGCCTCTACCCCAACCTACTAAACCATCACTTATTCTGAAAGGAAATGACCCGAAAAGGAATGctgcacaaaaagaaaaaattctaaacaacaatgatatttataatatggATGATAACTCCCAAAGTTCTGTTCCAGATTATTCAGCATTTGATTCTTTAGTACCTCCTATTGAAATCGATTcacttattaaaagtaaatacgaTAAGAAAACTTTTGATAGTGAAATTGCTTCATATAATTCTCCAACACAAGGTGAAAGGGAAAAAGATCTCTTAGAAAATTCCAATTCAAAAGACAATTTAGATAAAGATTCAGTATCTGAATCATCTAAACAAAGTTTGAAACCAAAAAgatctgatttaaaaattaaaggtgaAAGTGTAAAatctgataataaaattaaagataaaaagaaagaattattaaagACGCAATCGTCAAATTCTGAAAAGAAACATTCTAAAAGTATTGatgataagaaagaaaaaagtgcaaaaaaagatGGTTCTAAGAAAATTCCAGAGAAAACAAAAGATTCTCTGAAAGACtctaaaagttctaaaaaatcaGATAGTAAAATAAGTGATTCGTCAAAAAGGACTAGTGaatcaaaaaattcttctaataaagatagtcataaaaataaagattcattaaaaaagagcAAGGAAACTACAACAGACtctatgaaaaaagaaaaacataaggCAAAAGAATCTGTCAAGAAAAACGAGGAAagaattaaactgaaaataagtttaaatagtaataatggTGAAAAATCATTGTCTAAggaaaaaaccaaaaataaaattaaacaaacggATTTTGATAAAGACATTTATAACTGTTCTATTTCTAGTTCTAGTGAGGTTGAATTGCAAGATGGAAAAGTTAGTAGTAGTTCTGttgagaaaaagaataaatctagtgctagtttaaaaaattcaaagtcatTAAGTGCACCTAATGAATCTAAATCTAAACACAATGAGGattcaaaattatctaaaaagcCTTTTAAAAGGAAAGATTTTTCAGATAGTGAGTCTGAAAGAactctttctaaaaataaacatgcttcaaaaaaatcaaaatctagtTTTACCAATACTGATAGTTCTAATGAAGATACAAGCTGTGATGAGCATGTTATCCATAAAAAGAAACCaaaattgaatatgaaaaaCTCGCAAGGGGAAAGGATTGAAGTTATTACTTTTAGTTCTTCTGAGAATGATTCTGATAGTGCTGTCAATAAATcccttaaaaaaaagacatcaaAACACAGAAACAGTCCACCACCTAAAAAACAAGTCAGCTCTAAAACCAACAGTATTGATGATgacattattatttcttcagaTTCAGATTGTGATCCTAATGAAGAGTGCtggaaaatttataatgaaacatttaatgaaaattctaatgacgctgcaaattttccaaaagag gaatctGCTAAAGTGACAACTGTTAGAGATGCAATGGACTTAAAGAAGAAACGATTTGCACATGCAGCAGCTACTAcaataaaaaag cCAAAATTTTCATCTAACAAAATTAGACCAATCGTTAATCCTGGACAAGCCATGCACAATCGATATgctcaaataatgaaaatgcgagaagaaaataatgaattgaag ATTCAAGCTCAGCCTTTAATTTCTGGTGGTAAAACTGGCATAAGAATAGCAGTAGCTCCCAATAGTAGCCTTCTTGCagcaataaatgaaaagaaaaaacatagtCAAGGTTTAACTGATTTTTCACCTCTTCCTTCAACTGTATCCAAAACTTTGAAGCCCTCGAAACGAATTGCTCATGTTCCTGATATG GTTGCTAAGCCTAGACCAATTATTCCAGCAGATTATGGCAGTAAAGTTCCTACAAATATTaggcaaaagtttttaaatactttcattgatgaatttttgaagtttacttCTAATGAAGAAGATGCTTATGAAGaa gcattggaagaagaaaaaaaagcttttcagCGAAGTTCAAGCAAAGCTATTTATATGAATGTAGCTTCTAATACTTTAGCTAGGTTACGCCATAGAACTGCTGAATCTTCAGAAACAAAAAAGAGTGATAACGTGTCCTCAACTACAaccaaaagtaataaaaaatctgtGTCCCATCAAACAGTTCTTAATGGTCCCATGGCACAAAGGACTAGTTTCagcattgaaaagaaaaaaccaCCACCTGTTCCTGATCTTAAAG GCACAGCATTGTATGAATATCTTTTATCGTTTGCCCTGACAGAAGATCAATTAAGAGAAAATGGGTTCCCTATGGCACATCCTACAGAAACTGGAAGAGCTGTAATTGATggcatttatgcaaataaatctCGATATTGCAATGACC AGTTTAAAAGAACTTGCATTAGATGCCAAAAAGTTTACTATGTTAATGTTGATGGTGATTATGTACGAGATGAAGAATGTGATTTTCATTGGGGTCGTCTGTGGAAGAGAAGAA TTGCTGGTGCTTTTGAGAGTCGTTATAATTGTTGTCAAGGAGATGCTGAATCTGATGGTTGCTGTGTTAACCTT GGTCATGTATTTGAAGGCTCAGAAAATCATGTACTGAGTGGTTATGTAAAAACCTTGCCTAAAACTCCTCCTCCAGATAAATATTATGGAATCTACGCATTGGATTGTGAAATG tgtTACACAACAGCTGGGATGGAATTGACTAGAGTAACTGTTGTGGGACCTGATATGAAACCAGTTTATGAGACTTTTGTTAAACCTCTAAATCAAGTTCTTGATTACAATACAAG GTTCAGTGGTATTACCGAagacaatttgaaaaatgttcgaACAACTCTAAGAGATGTACAAGcagttttattatgtatttttaacagTAGGACTATTTTAATTGGTCACAGTCTTGAAAGTGATTTTAAAGCACTAAAG TTGATTCATCCTACTGTTGTTGATACATCAGTTGTATTTCCTCATAAAATGGGATTGCCATataaaagagctttaaaaacCTTGATGggagaaaaattgaataaaattattcaaaatgatg tTGGTGGTCATGACAGTCAAGAAGATGCTGTAGCTTGCATGGAGCTTATgctatttaaagtaaaagaagatttgaaaaacaataggTGA
- the LOC107436929 gene encoding RNA exonuclease 1 homolog isoform X1: MLPRNGFFQNIQCPYNKANLCHRPYCHYRHSPSGLAEEKQSSVSSSYLYNKDLTSNSRNQEQIGNCSTPGETDNGYVPTPVIKPAGILKAITYSDRASYSVPEYKPTPISKLRELNIPTGPDYDDYPPEYPSGSVRKKKNIEEYDPTEIKCISKKSVSFADETEGGLLTCESAFSSDDDFDDTASAPKFSDDECEENGNSERSLPLPSQPKLASIPLQKVESEESDIDDKKVDEFSLVDKILIETKRNEKLLKFHKKDTTTSKPLPQPTKPSLILKGNDPKRNAAQKEKILNNNDIYNMDDNSQSSVPDYSAFDSLVPPIEIDSLIKSKYDKKTFDSEIASYNSPTQGEREKDLLENSNSKDNLDKDSVSESSKQSLKPKRSDLKIKGESVKSDNKIKDKKKELLKTQSSNSEKKHSKSIDDKKEKSAKKDGSKKIPEKTKDSLKDSKSSKKSDSKISDSSKRTSESKNSSNKDSHKNKDSLKKSKETTTDSMKKEKHKAKESVKKNEERIKLKISLNSNNGEKSLSKEKTKNKIKQTDFDKDIYNCSISSSSEVELQDGKVSSSSVEKKNKSSASLKNSKSLSAPNESKSKHNEDSKLSKKPFKRKDFSDSESERTLSKNKHASKKSKSSFTNTDSSNEDTSCDEHVIHKKKPKLNMKNSQGERIEVITFSSSENDSDSAVNKSLKKKTSKHRNSPPPKKQVSSKTNSIDDDIIISSDSDCDPNEECWKIYNETFNENSNDAANFPKEESAKVTTVRDAMDLKKKRFAHAAATTIKKPKFSSNKIRPIVNPGQAMHNRYAQIMKMREENNELKIQAQPLISGGKTGIRIAVAPNSSLLAAINEKKKHSQGLTDFSPLPSTVSKTLKPSKRIAHVPDMVAKPRPIIPADYGSKVPTNIRQKFLNTFIDEFLKFTSNEEDAYEEALEEEKKAFQRSSSKAIYMNVASNTLARLRHRTAESSETKKSDNVSSTTTKSNKKSVSHQTVLNGPMAQRTSFSIEKKKPPPVPDLKGTALYEYLLSFALTEDQLRENGFPMAHPTETGRAVIDGIYANKSRYCNDQFKRTCIRCQKVYYVNVDGDYVRDEECDFHWGRLWKRRIAGAFESRYNCCQGDAESDGCCVNLGHVFEGSENHVLSGYVKTLPKTPPPDKYYGIYALDCEMCYTTAGMELTRVTVVGPDMKPVYETFVKPLNQVLDYNTRFSGITEDNLKNVRTTLRDVQAVLLCIFNSRTILIGHSLESDFKALKLIHPTVVDTSVVFPHKMGLPYKRALKTLMGEKLNKIIQNDVGGHDSQEDAVACMELMLFKVKEDLKNNR, from the exons atgcttccACGAAATGGGTTCTTCCAAAATATACAATGTCCTTATAACAAAGCAAATTTATGTCATCGACCTTATTGCCATTATAGACACTCTCCATCAG ggCTTGCTGAAGAAAAACAAAGCAGTGTTAGTTCATCCTATTTATATAACAAGGATTTAACCTCTAATTCCAGAAATCAGGAACAAATAGGCAATTGTTCAACGCCTGGTGAAACAGATAATGGCTATGTACCTACACCTGTCATCAAGCCTGCAGGTATTTTGAAAGCCATTACTTATTCTGATAGAGCTTCTTATTCAGTTCCTGAGTATAAGCCTACACCTATATCTAAATTAAGGGAGCTTAATATTCCAACTGGACCAGATTATGACGATTATCCACCAGAGTATCCTTCTGGATCAGTccggaaaaagaaaaacattgaagAATATGATCCAAcagaaattaaatgcatttcaaaaaagaGTGTTTCATTTGCAGATGAAACTGAAGGAGGATTACTTACATGTGAATCTGCCTTTAGTTCTGATGATGATTTTGATGATACAGCAAGTGCGCCTAAATTTAGTGATGATGAATGTGAAGAAAATGGTAATTCCGAGCGTTCTCTTCCGCTGCCTTCTCAGCCAAAGCTTGCTTCTATTCCATTACAGAAAGTGGAGTCAGAAGAAAGTGATATAGATGATAAAAAAGTTGATGAGTTTTCTCtggttgataaaattttaattgaaacaaagagaaatgaaaagttattgaaatttcataaaaaagacaCAACTACTTCTAAGCCTCTACCCCAACCTACTAAACCATCACTTATTCTGAAAGGAAATGACCCGAAAAGGAATGctgcacaaaaagaaaaaattctaaacaacaatgatatttataatatggATGATAACTCCCAAAGTTCTGTTCCAGATTATTCAGCATTTGATTCTTTAGTACCTCCTATTGAAATCGATTcacttattaaaagtaaatacgaTAAGAAAACTTTTGATAGTGAAATTGCTTCATATAATTCTCCAACACAAGGTGAAAGGGAAAAAGATCTCTTAGAAAATTCCAATTCAAAAGACAATTTAGATAAAGATTCAGTATCTGAATCATCTAAACAAAGTTTGAAACCAAAAAgatctgatttaaaaattaaaggtgaAAGTGTAAAatctgataataaaattaaagataaaaagaaagaattattaaagACGCAATCGTCAAATTCTGAAAAGAAACATTCTAAAAGTATTGatgataagaaagaaaaaagtgcaaaaaaagatGGTTCTAAGAAAATTCCAGAGAAAACAAAAGATTCTCTGAAAGACtctaaaagttctaaaaaatcaGATAGTAAAATAAGTGATTCGTCAAAAAGGACTAGTGaatcaaaaaattcttctaataaagatagtcataaaaataaagattcattaaaaaagagcAAGGAAACTACAACAGACtctatgaaaaaagaaaaacataaggCAAAAGAATCTGTCAAGAAAAACGAGGAAagaattaaactgaaaataagtttaaatagtaataatggTGAAAAATCATTGTCTAAggaaaaaaccaaaaataaaattaaacaaacggATTTTGATAAAGACATTTATAACTGTTCTATTTCTAGTTCTAGTGAGGTTGAATTGCAAGATGGAAAAGTTAGTAGTAGTTCTGttgagaaaaagaataaatctagtgctagtttaaaaaattcaaagtcatTAAGTGCACCTAATGAATCTAAATCTAAACACAATGAGGattcaaaattatctaaaaagcCTTTTAAAAGGAAAGATTTTTCAGATAGTGAGTCTGAAAGAactctttctaaaaataaacatgcttcaaaaaaatcaaaatctagtTTTACCAATACTGATAGTTCTAATGAAGATACAAGCTGTGATGAGCATGTTATCCATAAAAAGAAACCaaaattgaatatgaaaaaCTCGCAAGGGGAAAGGATTGAAGTTATTACTTTTAGTTCTTCTGAGAATGATTCTGATAGTGCTGTCAATAAATcccttaaaaaaaagacatcaaAACACAGAAACAGTCCACCACCTAAAAAACAAGTCAGCTCTAAAACCAACAGTATTGATGATgacattattatttcttcagaTTCAGATTGTGATCCTAATGAAGAGTGCtggaaaatttataatgaaacatttaatgaaaattctaatgacgctgcaaattttccaaaagag gaatctGCTAAAGTGACAACTGTTAGAGATGCAATGGACTTAAAGAAGAAACGATTTGCACATGCAGCAGCTACTAcaataaaaaag cCAAAATTTTCATCTAACAAAATTAGACCAATCGTTAATCCTGGACAAGCCATGCACAATCGATATgctcaaataatgaaaatgcgagaagaaaataatgaattgaag ATTCAAGCTCAGCCTTTAATTTCTGGTGGTAAAACTGGCATAAGAATAGCAGTAGCTCCCAATAGTAGCCTTCTTGCagcaataaatgaaaagaaaaaacatagtCAAGGTTTAACTGATTTTTCACCTCTTCCTTCAACTGTATCCAAAACTTTGAAGCCCTCGAAACGAATTGCTCATGTTCCTGATATG GTTGCTAAGCCTAGACCAATTATTCCAGCAGATTATGGCAGTAAAGTTCCTACAAATATTaggcaaaagtttttaaatactttcattgatgaatttttgaagtttacttCTAATGAAGAAGATGCTTATGAAGaa gcattggaagaagaaaaaaaagcttttcagCGAAGTTCAAGCAAAGCTATTTATATGAATGTAGCTTCTAATACTTTAGCTAGGTTACGCCATAGAACTGCTGAATCTTCAGAAACAAAAAAGAGTGATAACGTGTCCTCAACTACAaccaaaagtaataaaaaatctgtGTCCCATCAAACAGTTCTTAATGGTCCCATGGCACAAAGGACTAGTTTCagcattgaaaagaaaaaaccaCCACCTGTTCCTGATCTTAAAG GCACAGCATTGTATGAATATCTTTTATCGTTTGCCCTGACAGAAGATCAATTAAGAGAAAATGGGTTCCCTATGGCACATCCTACAGAAACTGGAAGAGCTGTAATTGATggcatttatgcaaataaatctCGATATTGCAATGACC AGTTTAAAAGAACTTGCATTAGATGCCAAAAAGTTTACTATGTTAATGTTGATGGTGATTATGTACGAGATGAAGAATGTGATTTTCATTGGGGTCGTCTGTGGAAGAGAAGAA TTGCTGGTGCTTTTGAGAGTCGTTATAATTGTTGTCAAGGAGATGCTGAATCTGATGGTTGCTGTGTTAACCTT GGTCATGTATTTGAAGGCTCAGAAAATCATGTACTGAGTGGTTATGTAAAAACCTTGCCTAAAACTCCTCCTCCAGATAAATATTATGGAATCTACGCATTGGATTGTGAAATG tgtTACACAACAGCTGGGATGGAATTGACTAGAGTAACTGTTGTGGGACCTGATATGAAACCAGTTTATGAGACTTTTGTTAAACCTCTAAATCAAGTTCTTGATTACAATACAAG GTTCAGTGGTATTACCGAagacaatttgaaaaatgttcgaACAACTCTAAGAGATGTACAAGcagttttattatgtatttttaacagTAGGACTATTTTAATTGGTCACAGTCTTGAAAGTGATTTTAAAGC TTTAAAGTTGATTCATCCTACTGTTGTTGATACATCAGTTGTATTTCCTCATAAAATGGGATTGCCATataaaagagctttaaaaacCTTGATGggagaaaaattgaataaaattattcaaaatgatg tTGGTGGTCATGACAGTCAAGAAGATGCTGTAGCTTGCATGGAGCTTATgctatttaaagtaaaagaagatttgaaaaacaataggTGA